Within the Silurus meridionalis isolate SWU-2019-XX chromosome 2, ASM1480568v1, whole genome shotgun sequence genome, the region aaataatgtatatggtAGTATTATACCCTAGTGCTTTTGTTGGAAcaaattttaatgtaaatgaccCTCCAAAATAAGATAATTTTAATGATTCCACtttgcaaaaacaaatcaatttccccatctgtttttttctctcaaattttttttttggtctttcttACGAGAGCTGGTGTTTTCCACCGTAGTCATCTGGCCATTCCACCATGCAGACCGTGCGGTGGGAGTAGACTTTAGTGCTTGAGTAGAAACACTGAGGAAAGGCTAAGGAGAAAGCCACAGCCCATATAACACCAATCACTACTTTGGTGGTGGTAGAGGAAAGTCTGGACCTCAGTGGATGGATAATGGCCATGTATCtgtgatggtaaaaaaaaaaaatcacaccttACTAAATTAATagacatataataataataataatattaatataataataataataataataataataataataataataataatagccaTGCTAAAGACATTAGATTTCACAATAAAATCTATCATACTCTGCAATGTCATATGTTCATTGTCATTTCCAAATCAAACATAATTAAATGATACGCATGTTTGTAAGTACAACTAATCAGGGGCTGTCAACAAGGAAACGGTAATTATGTCAACACTTTTTTAATGAGGCGGCAGAAAATCCAATCAAAATTGGCTCTGATATCACTTGAGACTAAAGAGGCTTCTGTagagtataaatatttaatgcagAACTGCTTTGCTGACATTTGTAAATggttattcatttatatttttaatttaaaatccaATTCCTTGTTATGAATGGTGTCTTACGCAATAAGCTAATAATAGGATATATCTTTTGGCCTAtaggaaaaaatgaaaattcaaaACGAAATGCTCAATATTTGTATAGTAGCACAAATCAGATGAGAAATAAGTAATGAaacaatgaacacacacatacacacttttagAAGAATAGAGAGTAGGCAAGagcaatataatatttttgttattgtttctaaCAATACTGATATTATTAAAAGATATGATCTTTTAGGCAGTGCTTGTATTCTCCACTGAATGTGACTAAATAGACCAGAGAAAAGCTTATTTAGATCTGTGTTTGTGATTATCTGCGTTTTTGCTCTGTTTACCTGCGTTTTTATGGTTGAAAGACTTCAATTTTCTACGTAGCACAGCCTTTCAGGTATCAGGCATAAAGAGATTACATGAATCATTAACATATTACTGTTGTTGTTTCTTGTCATAACAATTCTGAGGCTACACTGATTCTCTGAGttgagtaaagaaaaaaaaaaacctataaaatAGTAGCTGTGAGTTGTGTGGATGTACAGCATAGAGCATTAAAGACAtacttttgtttacatttttcacaaaaTGGCACTGTGGAAAATGTCAGTATTGTGATGTATATCTACATTgggatgtaaataaaaatcctgCTGATTAAACGTTAGTATGGCATTTTGGACAAACTTGGTTTTGGATCATCTGAATGCTGATTACACATAATCCTTATAcaatacacatttaaattagCTGATTTTTGTCTGGATTCTGGAAACTGAAGAGATGTGATTAATTGGGTCTGTTTGTATACTGTAACcttctgaaatattaaaaaccTACGGTGTATTAGTGATAATTTAAAAGGTGTTTATTTGGCAGCACCACTAGGAGAGGAATAGTGTAAATGAAGTGCAATGACTGCACTATGTTCATAAATAATGTGTGAGAATCTGAGAACATGTCAAAAAGGTTCATTTAATTCTGAAAGTtacaaaagaaagaagtaaagcaTGTCCTTCCTGTTGCTTAAAGTATAGAAATGACATTATTAcagatctttttcttttccattgaCAATCATTGTAAGtcttcacatatatatatatatatatatatatatatatatatatgaagactTACAATGATTGTCAATTTGAACTACTATAATTGGATATTTGTGTGAAGTCtttattgaaattaaatttgaaatgaaatgtaatttcattgatttcataaaaagaaatacatgtaGCTATTTTATGATAAAATCAATGATTTTATGATCAATTTAAACACATTAatcatacactctctctctctctctctctctcacacacacacacacacacacacacacacacacacacacacacacacacacacacacacacacctatttgtCATATTATCCTTTCAAGGATCTTCTATTAGCATAATTGTTAGAGCAATTATTAATGCTATGTCTACACCTTTAACCTGAACCATAAACTGTGTAAcccaaaaaaaaagccaaagggTCTGAAGTCCTAAATATTCATGCAGGACTTTTGGACCCCAGCAAGAACatgtaaatgcacacacacacacacacacacacacacacacacacacacacacacacacacacaatataatataaataattttagaacATTATAATACATGGACTGTAAATATGCAATACAAACATCCAGAAATGCAACATCCAAAGTGAATCATGAGTTAAATCCATACATTAATATCTTTctaaattattgttataataacagcaGTGTGACTATAAAGCCCAAAGTGTCCTATTGCACCCTATGGATGCTATAGTAATGTAATCGAGAAAAGACCACTCCCTTTAGGATAAATAGGTATTATTATGATCTTAAGATGATCAGTTACAAGTATTGATTTGTAGTCACTCCTCCCTCTAAAGGGACAAGTAGACATAaaacagggcaaaaaaaaaaaaaaagagcactaCAGCGTATCAAAGCCACCGACCTGTATGTTATCCTCTTATGTCACATGCCTTTGTTATATATCaataatatttttcttaaaacattGCATGTGCAAGCGGACATAAACGATAAGTGGTATTAAAGCAAAGTGTCAAATTTGAACAAggatacattatttatatttatttataatattgctATTTTCTCTTGAATTAAAGTTctgcaaactaaaaaaaaaggttttcataTGATGTTGAAGTGCAAgccaacaattatttatttatggtggAATGAATTAGTCAATCATACTAGGGTGTGACCAGATTTACATCAGATTACTGTAACCACAAAATGGACTTGTAGACTATATATTAGATTAGAGGGTAACTAATGAAAACACTACATCTGAATTATTACGCaatactttttgttttaaagacaTGGTATAGCGCCACGACTTACACTGGGATGAGAGTAATGAGAAGTGATGAAAATAGTGCTCACCTGTCCACAGCGATAGCAGCCATCGAGTAGATGCTGGAGAAGACAGCAGTGATGGGGATAAAGTTCTGAAATTTGCAGTAGCCCAAACCAAAGTACCAGTCGTTGTGCAGCGCGTATACAAAATTGAAGACGGTGTTAAAGGTGGCCATGGAGACGTCGGAGAAGGCCAGGTTTACGATGAAGTAGTTGGTGACGGTCCTCATGCGTCTGTGCGCAAGGATGATCCAGATCACGGTGACATTTCCCACCACGGACACCAGCACCACCAGAGAATAGGCGAGCGCCCACAGAGCCACTTGCCACGGGGGTTGCGCGAACAGGTTGGAGGAGGTCCCGTTCCACTCATCACCGTATCCATCGTACAGCACTGATGTAAACGAGAGAGGATCCGAGGTCGGATCCATAATCATGTACCGCTCGCACCGGGAATCCCACACGTTTCAGTGGAAGTGGTACATGGCATTCCCAACGGTGCCAATCACAAACGCATTTGGGACCGAAGATGTGcacagtacacacactgaaaatgCGCTGCGGTTCatttttccaaataaataatcattcagaacttgaaaagaaaaagaaaattggaGCAAGGTTCAATGCGCTTTCTCTGGCGAGCAAGTCTGTAGCACCTCCAGCAGCCTAGTGGTGCGTAATTGGCAAGCATGCGGGGAGCTCctagagaaatgtgtgtgtgtgtgtgtgtgtgtgtgtgtgtgtcgaggtGGTGGGGGTGATAGTGGGTAAAAAGTAAATGGGTGAAGGTGGATGTACTTGCAAGTGCATTGCACAAATCATTCTTTCTATTAACAGCAGCCCAATAGTTGCTTCCCACTCCAGTGATACCATTCATACCAGAAATACTGGAATTTCTATTGAAAACCTGCAAATGCCGTTCCTGCGCATCCAATTCGCAGTACTTACTGGTTTCAATAATGACACGTTtgacattcatttattcattcattaaccACGACTTTACAGAATCATTCATTTCcactcatttttttcttatcagGATTCATCACTGGGGTGTGACATAGGGACACACCCTGAATAACAGAATGCTAAAAACTCAGCCCTTCCTTTCTGCACACTTCTCATTCACAGATTTATTAAGATTTTAGCATAGCCAATCTGCTTAACATGTTTTTTGGGAGATGGGGAGAAGTCTGAAATTCCGGAGAATACCAACATGGACacagaatgaataaatgtggtaatctgtggttttgtgtgttgaCATTACTACCCGCAGTGCCACTATTCTGCCAGGCATGGCCTTACTGTATGGGGGTTATACATTTCCTATAATAAACacctacaactactactactactactaataataataataattgcagatCTATCAATTTTtactatcatttatttatacatttattcactttattgTGATTATGATCACAGTGACTCAAAGATCATAGATTCCAGGAATACTGGGTATTGCATTGGAATACACTCTTTATCGAAGTCCATCTCAAAGTATGTAACAGATGTTATGTTCAGTGTCCAAGTCAATCAAATTAGTGTCATTGGGAGTCATTGTTGTGGTTGCCTATTTCAACAGATACTTTATCTAAGTACTGTTTTGATATGAAATCTAATTGTTTATAGGCCTGAAAGGAGCTCTTTGACAGTCCTGGGATCCTCCCAGTCACAaatctcacttttttttgtgaCCTACAGTGGAAAAAGTAACTTAAAGTGAGAAAGCAGGCAATCATCCCCTGCCTTCACAAACAACAAATTTTAGAGACTTGTTAGTAACTTTCTGTTATTTTCACATCTTTCAACAGAGTCAGTACTTGGCAAAATAAGAACATAAAATCCAGTGTCAAATACAGCAGACAAGCCTATTGGCTTTCTTGAGTAattgtgtgaaatgaaaaaggTAATACAGTTTATAGCCGTGAGCGAGGAGTGCGCAGATGGAAAACGTCCAGCAATATTGAGTGGCTATAACTGTCACTTGATAATATGCCTTTCCCTACACCTGAGTCCTGATGCAGTTTTGATTTTTCAGTCTAACATTCATTGCTTTTTTAGTTTGTCATTTTAGGCCACAGGGATTTTAGCACTTTTGTGATTGTGACCACTATATAATCTGTATCTCTCTATTGCACAATGCTGCCTATAAACCAAAAACAGGAcctgtttttatattaaaaacatatataatgacaaagaaaatgttaataatttagGAAGCACTTACATTGTTATAAAAACAGTACAATTAAAAGccatttctttaaacatttttaaattctaTATTGTGTTCATTATTTGTATGTTATAAATACTGTAGGTGCCCAATTATCATATTGTGGCAGTGTGGGTAGTTACCTTTTCACATTACCTTTTTTACACAAAGTTTGGACTTGCCTAcgattaaaatgtaaaaattttggTAACTGTCATGTCAtgctttttaatcatttattgttacattttatgttGTGATGTTTGTTAAACATAGATTCATTTTTAGGAGCCATTTGTTTACTCACAAGGCCCTGTTTCTGCTTGTTtgagttttaataaaaacatcagGTTACAGAGGAACCACAAAATACATCTGTTTTCAAAAATCCTCTGTTCAAAAAATGTccagcaaaaacattttttaccatTACACAATAAATATTTCCGACTGAaagtttcttatttattttttttaaatgtatatttaaatattgtttcatagcaattttttattagtatttttttatgtattttacatgtttatattaaCCAGTACATGTCTAGGTTAAGGTTAAACCTAAGGTGGTCTATTCGAAAgcacataataataatcctgTGATTTGAATACCAGCTGACATAATTGTCAGAACGTCTCTTAAAgataatcaacaccttctgccAAACAAATTCAATATCCCTGTGATCAATTATCCATCATTATAATACAATGCAATGCGTTCAAACGAACAATTTACTGCCTGAAAAAGGAGTGTATCCCGTGAACATGACTCACATGCTGATTGGATAAATCACCTATCAATCAATTATCCTTTATCCAATAGGCTGCAAGATAGCGCCGCGTTTCACTGAGTTTATTTCTATGCAGCAGTACAGGTTACTATACTGTTCAGTACGGTAGAAAGCCGTTGGTTAGAGTTAAGTTTCGCCAAAATACCCGGAAGAAATTATGCTAAAGCGAAATTAGAGACAACAAACATGACGGAGAGTGTTCGATACTGTGCGAGGTGCTCGTACCTTTTGCTGAAGTTTGTTTTAGTGGTCTATGCTACACTTTTCTGGGTAAGTCTTCTCTTACTTCTTTCATATTCATCGCAAATTACACCTGATCGCTAACTACTTTTACTGGAACCTAAATGACAGTCAGCTCTCCAGGTTTGAATAAAGACTTCAGCTTCCGGTTGCATTCTTACAAAACTAAAGAAGCAACTTTTTATAGGTGTTGAACACGTTAGATTTACCTGTGGGTTGCCAcaccctgtgtgtttgtgcgtgggTCGGCCATGTGCGTCATTTACCTGTCTTTAGCAAAACTCCTTATCTTTCCTCCCTTTACACATTCGACGACCTTTTCCAGGATTGACAAAGCAAACATACACGGAGTTGATTCCAACAAAGTGTGATTAAACGTTTTTAGACGTTTCTTAAGAGGAACAATTTATAGTTCAAGCTTATAAACAGTGCCCGATTCACCATTAAAGTGCATTGATCATACCTGTAATGTACAGCCTCCtattaaaaatactgtatatctcCTAAAGATTTACTCTCCATCTTAACTTTAGATTAAAATTGactacaatttttaaaaaaaacttgctaCGATGCGTAAAATCTAAATAGAAACAGACTTTAATGTTTTTCCAATCATATAAACCAATATTTTCTTTACAATAGAAGAtatgtgaaatgtttaaaattagaAACTatatactattaaaaaaaaaaaaaaaaaaagaaaaacatatggaTTTAATGTTCGCAACACAAGGCTGGAAAAGGAACAGTTACTAAAAAGTAACTGGAAAAAACTTTCCCAATTTGGTTAGTTGGCAACATGTCaacaacatgattgggtataaaagaGTATACTGGAAAGGCACAATCGGTgccaaaatgtatatacaggttttagagcaacatatgctttcATCCAGATGAGGTCTTTTTCAGTGAAGGCCTTCCATATTTCAGCAAGATGATGCTCAATCGCATACCGTGTCTATCACAACAGCAaggctttgtagtagaagagtccaggtgctgaactggtcTGGCTGCAGTACAGATCTTTCACTATTTGAAAACACATCATGAAactaaaaatatgacaaaggaTACCAGGACGGTTAAGCAGCTAAAATCTTATATCGGATAcaaaatgggacaacattcctctcccaaaactccaggTGCTTGTCTCCTCAGTTCTCACATGTAAACAGACTGTTGCAAAAAGAAGAATCAGGGcgacacagtggtaaacatggttatttttttgtgatgtgTTGAAGCCATCAACATTTtccccttaaaatgatacatttcccAACCTATTTTCGgttgttaataaaatatgggtttctgagatttgtaaatcatgACCTAATTTACACAGCGTTCAACTTTTTATGAAATTCGTGGTAGATACCGAGAACACACATGTGGGCCTGAACAATCAGGAAAATTGGTCCTAAAGtatatgtaatttatatatatatatatatatatatatatatatatatatatatatatatatatatatatatatatatttttttctatcaattttgtttaaacacgcaagtttaatatttatttattgcgaATAGAAACTATTTTTGCTTTCGCATCTGTACCCTCTGAGAGAATTTATTTTAGAAGCAGGGGAATTGGTCTGTCCAAgaagacattttatattaataaatataacaaatgagATGTCCTGTCCATTTTCGTTCATTTAGTAATGAAAAGTTATGGCTTTCAAAAAAAACCTTGGTATAGGTATGAATGATACAGGTATTGAAAGTACTTGATGTcaaatcaaaaaagaaaataaatggtgTTGAGATTTTCTAGTTGTATGCTCAGAGTTGCATAGGATGTTATATGTGATCTGTATCATGAATATTTCCCTGCACTGGAACTAAGGTACCCAGACATGTTTTAGCAGGACAGTGCACCTGTACACAACAGCATGAGCTCAATTAACAAATTGTTCGCCAAGTTTGGAATTGAGAGAATGTGAGTGAGTTGCTCAGAGCCCTAAACCTCAGCAGCATGCTTTTGAGATAAATTAGCACATTGACTGTGCTCAAGGCTTTCTGACTTGACCTCAGTGCCAAACATCATTAATGCTGAATGATCACAGATATCTGCTGTAATGCTCAGAATTTAGCAAAAAAGGGATATTATAAAGGTGCAGGATGTTACAACAGCAAATGCCACTGCACAGTTTGGGAGTTGGGTCATATGGATGTGATGGTGAGGTGTCTACAGTCTTTTTGCTATATAGGGTTCCTACTGAAGGTACAAACAATGTACCCAattcacccaaataaggatgggttccccttttgagtctggtttctctcaaggtttctccctcataacttctaagggagtttttccttgccacagtcgccatggctgctcatctgggataaatgcacaccattcaccttaactcttaatttcaggaaagctgctttgagacaatgtctgttgtaaaaagcacaatagaaaatagaaattaaaataaacttgactttaaTGGTGGTAATTATAAGCTAATGTATGTACCAaagtaaacaatatatttactgtattctgGTTTGAACTGCAAAGATGATCAATGTTGAAAATGGGATGTTAATTTTGGTTTCCAGTATTTGTGTTCTAGGTGTCAATTCACAGGCGCACTTGTATTCAGAAAAGAAATAGGTTACGAATATaagcttttcatttatttaaatgctatGGTTTCTATTCTAACTGATGCAAGAGCTATTTTGTGGTAGAAAAGGCACCTCAACAGTATCCGTGTAAGCAGTAAGTAACAGCCTATTAGTGTAATTAGCCCATGGTGCTGGTGGGAATAATAAACAGACCTCGGTTTAGAAATTTTAATTAGCCTCCGTTTTAAATGTCATCTCCATGCCTGCATACATTTTCTTGGACTGGGTTTTTGTACAGGTACAGCTTTTTAAACACCTCTTATGCCTCTGGCCTTATGATCCGCAGGTTTGCTGGTCAATGTGCAAATTAGTCGGCCGCCAAAACGCATCATTTTCTTTTCGCTCACGTACACATGTGAATGGGTTATATTAAACCAGCAGGTGCGGAGGTGGGGAAGTTCACACACTCCAAATTTGCTTAAGGGCAGCACTTTTGGCTGGCATATTATCAGTGGCAAGTCGCTTGCATAATTTAATGGTCAGACTAAaactgttacattttattttgaggtTAGAAAGGTTTCTAGGAAGATAAGGGGCAGCATTGCAAGATAAAAAGGTTTAGAACATAAATCGAAAACAaccatgacatttttttttttttcttttcgacATGACCCAAGTTATTGAGGTCAGAAAATTATAAAGGTGCTGTATAAGTATAATCTGGATAGCTGGTTGTTTTCCAGACAACAATTTTGTTGATCTTACAAATGTCTCAGTTCCTCTGCAGTGAAACTCGGAGCAGGACCCTGACTGCTATTAGCACTGTTACATTCATAAGAAAATGGCtgacatttataaacatttttatcgCATTCTTGCTAATTAATTGCTGCATGAATAGTCCAATTtgtaattataacattattcaAAGTAGATTTTGTTTACTGAATATAATTCAATGAACCACTATTGCTTCCACCCTCCTTATTAGATACTGAATGGAGATTAACATATATCAATTTCAGAAAGAAGCTCTAGTAACTGCAAAGATTGCAGTAGCTGACCAGTTCTGTTACCGgcaataaaaaaactttcatatactgtatacgcTCTCATTGGACACTGTATTCTGAAtacctgctcattcatgcaaaTATCCAATCAGCCATGGGGCAGCAGCACAGTGCAGAAAATCATGCAGATTTTGGTCAAGAGTTTTATGTAATGTTTCAAACACCAGAATGGGGATAAAATGTGATTTCAGTGATTCTGAACGTGACAGGGCTGTTAAATATTTTAGGCATTGATGATTTCCAGACACGAGGTTTTCTTGCATTTTCATGCacaagtgaaaaaaatatgtacCCTAAGCAGCCATTCTGCATTAGAAAATCCTTGTTCTTGCAAGAGGTCCGAGGAGAATGGTCAGACTGGTTCAAACTTGTAGGAACAATATAGCAACTGGTGAacaaaaaagcatctcagaacataCAATTATGTCGAACCTGTAGAACAGGGTAGAGCAGCAAAAATCCGAATAAGGTTCTGATCCCATCATCCAAGCGTGGGGAGCTGAGGCTACAGTGGGTGCAAGTTTAATAAAACAAGACCGCTGAAtactgaaaaggaaaaaaaaacactgcctgATTGTTGCTGTGACACACACATGTTGATGGGAAGCTGTTCAGTATGTCTCAGCTGAGGGCAAAAAGTACAATTCATGATGCCCTTATTAGAGTCAACCTATTTGCAGATCTCACATTTAAGAAGCACCTAGAGAGTCTCATGCACAGCTTCCTATGAGCATACTATGAAGACTTCCGTCTGAACATAAGTAAGGATTTAAACCAGAAGTAATTATCAGTAACTTTGTAAGAGGTTGTACAGTTTCTCTACCTTAGATCCTTCCTTCAGATAATCTTTCTCACTATTTAGAGAAAACAACCTAAAAAACATTTGAGCAACCACAGCTATTGTCTAGCTAACAAAGAGTGTGTAGGAAAAAAATAGCGAGCAgagatacaaaataaattgatatGAGTCAACATTCTATTGTTCGCCAGAAAGGAAACTAATGTCTTCCAAGGATAGATGACGTCTTAACACAATGAAGGGTCAATTGGCCTGAACAAGTTCATTGCATTGCCAGATGGGAATATTCCAAAGGACCTACTGCATTGTGAACTTGCTCTTAGATAAAGAGCCTGAGGTCTGTACCGCTTCCACTTCAAAGATGCTTGAAAAATAGTTAAATTCACTGGAATATATTGATGTTAAAAGCTGATGGGAGATAGCCAGCAAGCAGGACCATGAAGGCAGGATTTGTATGAGGGACTATAACAATGAGAGTTTAAACTATGTTGAGCTGCAGCGGAAATAATCAGTTGGCAGAAGAACAGCCGGAGAACGATGCTTCCTGTTTGGGACTCTATAATCACAACAGATGCATTTATAGGGTCACTTGTTAAAGTTTCTGGCCTCAAATCCATGGTCTTGTGAAACTGATGGATGCCAAAGATGAAGGACATATTATAACCATCATCTGTGAGTTTACTGACCCTTTAAGCAGAATTCAAACAACTAACCAATGAAATGGACTACAAAAGCAtcgaacaaaaaaaagaccagaCTGCTGTAGGGTAAAGAGTAATAAGAATAGCATTCCAGGTTCCAGAATTGTTTAACAGTCTATGCGTTTGCTCCATTATCAGGAGATCATGATTTTGAATCTTTGGGGTGTCACAGCCATCTGTGGCTGGGAATCCAAGAGAGTGTAATTGGACCTGCTCTCTGGGTGGGAGGAATAGCACGCTTTTCTCCCCCATCGAGCAAGCATCTGTTAGCTCATGTATATGGAAGAATTCATCTCCAAATATGTTCAGCAGTTTTTAACAATGTGATTACCTGGCTTCACATGTTTTAGAGGATGCTCGTGTTCACTTTCATTCACAGCTTGATAGCTATTGT harbors:
- the tacr2 gene encoding substance-K receptor isoform X2; translation: MIMDPTSDPLSFTSVLYDGYGDEWNGTSSNLFAQPPWQVALWALAYSLVVLVSVVGNVTVIWIILAHRRMRTVTNYFIVNLAFSDVSMATFNTVFNFVYALHNDWYFGLGYCKFQNFIPITAVFSSIYSMAAIAVDRYMAIIHPLRSRLSSTTTKVVIGVIWAVAFSLAFPQCFYSSTKVYSHRTVCMVEWPDDYGGKHQLSYQIAVIILIYLLPLLVMLVTYSMVGQRLWGSKIPGEASDHYQNQIQAKRKVVKMMIIVVTTFAICWLPYHIYFILGSFKKDIYNQRYIQQVYLAIFWLAMSSTMYNPIIYCCLNQRFRSGFRRAFRWCPFIRVSEEDDMELRHMRTFRTTRSCRTETASVVVRNHVSGPDEAMSELIKS
- the tacr2 gene encoding substance-K receptor isoform X1; translated protein: MIMDPTSDPLSFTSVLYDGYGDEWNGTSSNLFAQPPWQVALWALAYSLVVLVSVVGNVTVIWIILAHRRMRTVTNYFIVNLAFSDVSMATFNTVFNFVYALHNDWYFGLGYCKFQNFIPITAVFSSIYSMAAIAVDRYMAIIHPLRSRLSSTTTKVVIGVIWAVAFSLAFPQCFYSSTKVYSHRTVCMVEWPDDYGGKHQLSYQIAVIILIYLLPLLVMLVTYSMVGQRLWGSKIPGEASDHYQNQIQAKRKVVKMMIIVVTTFAICWLPYHIYFILGSFKKDIYNQRYIQQVYLAIFWLAMSSTMYNPIIYCCLNQRRLLLLLRFRSGFRRAFRWCPFIRVSEEDDMELRHMRTFRTTRSCRTETASVVVRNHVSGPDEAMSELIKS